In the genome of Desulfovibrio desulfuricans, one region contains:
- a CDS encoding HesA/MoeB/ThiF family protein, whose translation MTTPDPHDFFHPYIRATYLTETAACGQRETLFVSLEGQRLWAARNGMTLRAAMVHLLGCNIWPERFRRNFGLFSAQDMAQLLQSRVLVLGCGGLGGHVAELLARSGVGCIRLVDNDVFDESNLNRQRFCSERVLGQPKARVVRDALVDIASHVEVEALEFAADEGNLSVLVAGMDVALDCLDNISAKAALERAALAAGEIFIHGSVLRNEGFCYASAGPKARLDELYPQGQSEHELDRSRREGVGALAPASVACLMVRLCLRALLRCTASTPLFHLDLSVPELERFDWADRA comes from the coding sequence ATGACAACACCAGATCCGCACGATTTTTTCCATCCATACATCCGGGCGACCTATCTGACGGAGACCGCCGCTTGCGGCCAGCGCGAAACGCTGTTTGTAAGCCTTGAGGGCCAGCGGCTTTGGGCTGCCCGTAACGGCATGACCCTGCGTGCCGCCATGGTTCATCTGCTTGGCTGCAACATCTGGCCCGAACGCTTTCGCCGTAATTTCGGGCTTTTTTCTGCGCAGGATATGGCCCAACTGCTGCAAAGCCGTGTGCTGGTGCTGGGCTGCGGGGGGCTGGGAGGTCATGTGGCCGAGCTGTTGGCCCGCTCTGGCGTGGGGTGCATACGGCTGGTGGATAACGACGTCTTTGACGAGAGCAATCTCAACCGGCAGCGATTTTGTTCCGAGCGTGTTCTGGGCCAGCCCAAGGCCCGTGTGGTTCGGGATGCCCTGGTTGATATTGCCAGCCATGTAGAGGTCGAAGCCCTGGAGTTCGCAGCCGACGAGGGCAATCTTTCCGTCCTGGTGGCGGGTATGGATGTTGCCCTGGACTGCCTGGACAACATCTCTGCCAAGGCTGCGCTGGAAAGGGCGGCTCTGGCTGCGGGTGAGATTTTTATCCACGGCTCTGTGCTGCGCAACGAGGGTTTTTGTTACGCCAGCGCGGGCCCGAAGGCGCGGCTTGATGAGCTTTACCCCCAGGGACAAAGTGAGCACGAGCTTGACCGATCCCGACGCGAGGGCGTTGGGGCGCTGGCTCCTGCCTCGGTGGCCTGCCTGATGGTAAGGCTTTGCCTGCGTGCACTATTGCGCTGCACCGCCAGCACCCCACTGTTTCACCTCGACCTTTCCGTGCCGGAGCTGGAGAGGTTTGACTGGGCGGACAGGGCCTGA
- a CDS encoding ABC transporter ATP-binding protein: MSANLYEARNLVQRYNGREALNVPYLAIEQGEAVFLTGPNGCGKSTLLRLLAFLERPAAGVLRYAGGADGRKEATLLLQDPYLLHMSVFNNVVLGLKFRNQTANLRQTFECSMQAAGFDEPWKFADRGPYELSGGERQRVALASRLALRPRVLLLDEPTANVDAASARALAQAVKNCTADGITVVCSTHDPALLRAIDIREIRLGSSWDAEPAPCLCPSYPRR, from the coding sequence GTGAGCGCCAACCTGTACGAAGCCCGCAACCTTGTGCAGCGCTACAACGGGCGGGAAGCTCTCAATGTGCCGTACCTTGCCATTGAGCAGGGCGAAGCCGTATTCCTCACCGGGCCCAACGGCTGCGGCAAATCAACCTTGCTGCGCCTCTTGGCCTTTCTGGAACGCCCGGCTGCAGGCGTACTGCGCTACGCTGGCGGGGCAGACGGGCGCAAGGAGGCAACCCTGCTCCTGCAGGATCCTTACCTGCTGCACATGAGTGTTTTCAACAATGTGGTGCTTGGGTTGAAGTTTCGCAACCAGACGGCAAACCTGCGGCAAACCTTTGAATGCAGCATGCAGGCCGCAGGCTTTGACGAACCCTGGAAGTTTGCAGATCGCGGGCCCTACGAACTCTCTGGCGGCGAACGCCAGAGGGTTGCTCTGGCATCGCGCCTTGCCCTGCGCCCCAGGGTGCTGCTGCTTGATGAACCAACAGCCAATGTGGATGCGGCAAGCGCCCGCGCTCTGGCCCAGGCCGTAAAAAACTGCACGGCAGACGGCATAACTGTTGTCTGCTCCACACACGATCCTGCCTTGTTGCGTGCCATTGATATTCGCGAGATCAGGCTTGGCTCGTCGTGGGACGCGGAGCCCGCCCCGTGTCTTTGCCCCTCATACCCGCGCCGGTAG
- a CDS encoding substrate-binding domain-containing protein, whose amino-acid sequence MFRFSRFLLLACAAGYMVCAAPVLAADTLMMATTTSTQDSGLLEYLEPAFKQETGIELKWVAVGTGKALEIAKNCDADVLLVHAPSAELEFVKAGHGVDRRQVMYNDFVIVGPAADPAGVKGQPTAGALKRILDTGAGFVSRGDQSGTHKAEQKLWQQSNITPDKNPKYFSAGQGMISTLNMAAEKQAYALTDRGTWITFADKMGDKNPLAIVVEGDKALFNQYSVITVNPAQCPKVNPALAKKFEDWWVAPATQQKIAGYALKGKQLFFPNADK is encoded by the coding sequence ATGTTCCGTTTTTCCCGTTTTTTGCTCCTGGCCTGCGCCGCGGGCTACATGGTTTGCGCCGCGCCCGTGCTGGCCGCTGATACCCTTATGATGGCCACAACCACGAGTACGCAGGATTCCGGCCTGCTTGAATATCTCGAACCTGCCTTCAAGCAGGAGACAGGAATCGAACTCAAGTGGGTAGCGGTGGGGACCGGCAAGGCCCTTGAAATCGCCAAAAATTGCGACGCCGACGTGCTGCTGGTGCATGCGCCTTCGGCTGAGCTTGAATTTGTTAAGGCCGGACATGGCGTGGACCGCCGTCAGGTCATGTACAACGACTTTGTGATAGTTGGCCCTGCGGCCGACCCGGCTGGCGTGAAAGGGCAGCCCACCGCCGGGGCGCTCAAGCGTATTCTGGATACCGGGGCTGGCTTTGTGAGCCGTGGCGACCAGTCCGGCACGCACAAGGCGGAGCAGAAGCTGTGGCAGCAGAGCAACATTACACCCGACAAGAACCCCAAGTATTTTTCTGCCGGGCAGGGCATGATCTCTACCCTGAACATGGCCGCCGAAAAACAGGCTTATGCCCTGACGGACCGTGGAACCTGGATCACCTTTGCCGACAAGATGGGCGACAAAAACCCGCTGGCTATTGTGGTTGAGGGCGACAAGGCGCTGTTTAACCAGTACAGCGTCATTACGGTCAACCCCGCCCAGTGCCCCAAGGTCAACCCCGCTCTGGCCAAAAAATTTGAAGACTGGTGGGTAGCGCCAGCTACCCAGCAAAAGATTGCTGGCTACGCCCTCAAGGGCAAGCAGCTTTTCTTTCCCAATGCCGACAAGTAG
- a CDS encoding aldehyde ferredoxin oxidoreductase C-terminal domain-containing protein, with amino-acid sequence MFRFLRVNMATKTCVFEEIPQEYAGLGGRALTSTIVAREVPPTCTPIGPHNKLVFAPGLLGATNSPNANRISVGCKSPLTEGIKESNAGGQPGGHLARLGILAVIVEDMAKEGEWWQLEVSKDHARLIPAEVAGLNNFDAVAKLVEKYGKDCSYITIGRAGEFKLTAASIACTDRELRPMRHAGRGGVGAVMGSKGLKAIIVNPEGGKSQPLMDEKAFREASKRFATALSEHPITSKGLAEYGTAVLVNILHEAGGLPTANFTVGQFDKHESISGELMNKLTKERGGEGIVAHGCMSGCMIRCSGILPDKKGKFQSKWPEYETLWCFGPHSGISDLDAISKYDYMCDDIGVDTIDVGVAVGVAMAGGGIPYGDTKAVLEVMNGISEGTPIGRVIGCGAATAGRVFGVRRVPTVKGQSLPAYDPRAVKGQGVTYATTPMGADHTAGYAVTSNILNCGGTVDPLKKEGQIELSRNLQVATASVDSVGLCLFTAFAILDVPDALPAIVDMLNAKFGWQLTGDDVVTLGQRILSTEIDFNRRAGITQAADVLPEFFTDEKLPPHNTTFDITHEELKTVFNWIEEKK; translated from the coding sequence ATGTTCCGTTTTTTGCGCGTCAATATGGCGACCAAGACCTGTGTTTTTGAAGAAATCCCTCAGGAATACGCTGGCCTTGGCGGCCGCGCGTTGACCTCCACCATTGTGGCCCGCGAGGTTCCGCCCACCTGCACCCCCATCGGCCCGCATAACAAGCTTGTTTTTGCTCCCGGCCTGCTGGGCGCGACCAACAGCCCCAACGCCAACCGTATTTCAGTGGGCTGTAAAAGCCCGCTTACCGAAGGCATCAAGGAATCCAACGCGGGCGGTCAGCCCGGCGGCCATCTGGCCCGTCTGGGCATTCTGGCCGTTATTGTGGAAGACATGGCAAAGGAAGGCGAGTGGTGGCAACTTGAAGTAAGCAAGGACCACGCCAGGCTGATTCCCGCTGAAGTGGCCGGGCTCAACAACTTTGACGCCGTTGCCAAACTTGTGGAAAAATACGGCAAAGACTGCAGCTATATCACCATTGGCCGTGCGGGCGAGTTCAAGCTCACTGCGGCCTCCATCGCCTGCACCGACCGCGAGCTGCGCCCCATGCGTCATGCCGGGCGCGGCGGCGTTGGCGCTGTCATGGGTTCCAAGGGCCTCAAGGCCATCATTGTGAACCCCGAGGGCGGCAAGAGCCAGCCCCTGATGGACGAAAAAGCCTTTCGCGAGGCTTCCAAACGCTTTGCAACGGCTCTTTCGGAGCATCCCATTACAAGCAAGGGCCTTGCCGAATACGGCACAGCCGTGCTGGTCAACATTCTGCACGAAGCGGGCGGCCTGCCCACGGCCAACTTTACCGTGGGCCAGTTTGACAAGCACGAGTCCATTTCGGGCGAGCTTATGAACAAGCTCACCAAGGAACGCGGCGGCGAGGGCATTGTGGCCCACGGCTGCATGAGCGGCTGCATGATCCGCTGCAGCGGTATTTTGCCGGACAAAAAGGGCAAGTTCCAGAGCAAGTGGCCTGAATACGAAACCCTGTGGTGCTTTGGCCCGCACTCCGGCATCAGCGACCTGGACGCCATCTCCAAGTACGACTACATGTGCGACGATATCGGCGTGGACACTATCGACGTCGGCGTTGCTGTGGGCGTTGCCATGGCTGGCGGGGGCATACCTTACGGCGATACCAAGGCCGTGCTTGAGGTCATGAACGGCATCAGCGAGGGCACGCCCATCGGTCGCGTCATCGGCTGCGGCGCGGCGACCGCGGGCCGGGTGTTTGGCGTACGGCGCGTGCCTACTGTCAAGGGCCAGAGCCTGCCCGCGTACGATCCCCGCGCGGTCAAGGGCCAGGGCGTTACCTACGCCACCACCCCCATGGGCGCCGACCACACGGCCGGTTACGCCGTTACGTCCAACATCCTCAACTGCGGCGGCACGGTTGATCCGCTCAAGAAGGAAGGCCAGATCGAGCTTTCGCGCAACCTGCAGGTCGCTACCGCGTCTGTGGATTCCGTGGGGCTGTGCCTGTTTACGGCCTTTGCCATCCTTGACGTGCCGGACGCGTTGCCCGCCATCGTGGACATGCTCAACGCCAAGTTTGGCTGGCAGCTCACCGGCGACGACGTGGTAACGCTGGGCCAGCGCATTCTGTCGACAGAAATCGACTTCAACCGCCGCGCGGGCATTACCCAGGCTGCGGACGTGCTGCCCGAGTTCTTTACTGACGAAAAGCTGCCCCCGCACAACACCACCTTTGACATCACCCACGAAGAACTCAAAACAGTGTTCAACTGGATTGAGGAAAAGAAGTAG
- a CDS encoding ABC transporter permease, translating to MDYLINGFSNAFYLLTHMDAATLSAIYATIASTCYAMAAALLLGVPLGFLLGHCSFPGKRAVRLVSDTLLAFPTVLIGLLVYAFITARGPLGEYGLLFTLPGMAIGQAVLALPIVVSWTAQALEDLDPRCRETLLTLGANGRQLAMYALWECRYAVGMVCVTAFGRVITEVGVAMMLGGNIRYATRTMTTAIALETSKGDFAQGIALGLVLLLMAFMVNLALAFFKRRGRA from the coding sequence ATGGATTATCTTATCAACGGGTTCAGCAACGCCTTTTATCTGCTCACGCACATGGATGCGGCCACGCTTTCGGCCATTTATGCAACCATTGCGTCTACCTGCTATGCCATGGCGGCGGCTTTGCTGCTGGGCGTTCCGCTGGGGTTTCTGCTCGGGCATTGCTCCTTTCCCGGTAAAAGGGCGGTCAGGCTTGTTTCAGACACCTTGCTGGCCTTTCCCACGGTGCTCATAGGCCTGCTGGTCTATGCCTTTATTACCGCCCGGGGTCCTCTTGGCGAATACGGCCTGTTGTTTACCCTGCCGGGCATGGCAATCGGGCAGGCGGTGCTTGCGCTGCCTATTGTGGTTTCGTGGACAGCCCAGGCCCTTGAAGACCTCGACCCCCGTTGCCGCGAAACCCTGCTCACGCTGGGGGCCAACGGCAGACAGCTTGCCATGTACGCGTTGTGGGAGTGCCGTTACGCCGTGGGCATGGTGTGCGTTACCGCTTTTGGGCGCGTTATTACAGAGGTGGGCGTGGCCATGATGCTGGGGGGAAACATCCGTTACGCCACCCGTACCATGACAACGGCCATTGCCCTTGAGACAAGCAAGGGCGATTTTGCCCAGGGCATTGCCCTTGGCCTTGTGCTGCTGCTCATGGCCTTTATGGTCAATCTGGCGCTGGCTTTTTTCAAGCGCAGGGGGCGTGCGTGA
- a CDS encoding molybdopterin biosynthesis protein produces the protein MKRNTYLTLLSPEQARANWYACLDASAFALGEERVPLAQALRRVLSRPVAALRSSPAFHGAAMDGIAVQAEDTFTASARTPLRLKIGEQAYWINTGHPLPVGCNAVVMMENVNTETAQAAHGEAQWAVIEKAAFPWQHVRKMGEDMVATEIILPPGTCIGPYDLGALAAGGALEVPVFRRPRVSIIPSGSEIVPLADARDEDLRAGRVLPEFNSLIFSAMIAEAGGEASTLPVVPDDPEAIRAAIASAITTADMVILNAGSSAGSHDFTAHVLEGMGTVVTHGISVMPGKPTVLAVVDGKPVVGVPGYPVSAGISMEEFVLPLLALWQKRCVSERQKITAVPCNPLPSRPGMEERLRVKLGCVGDTVVAVPLPRGAGTITSLSRADGIIRIPRDSEGCNAGEPVTVELLRPATALAGALLAIGSHDNTLDLLDSMLRKAHPQFRLTSAHVGSLGGLMALKHGQCHLAGSHLLDPASGVYNRKAIEDNLVEPMVLLRLVDREQGILTAPGNPLEIKTIEDLARPGVRFINRQRGSGTRVLLDYRLSCLDIAPARISGYRDEEYTHMNVAAAVLSGRVDAGLAVRAAANALGLPFMPIGVEEYDLVIPRRFFDTDAVQALLDVIRGEAFRRTVEGMGGYGTKKTGQIIWEYAGK, from the coding sequence GTGAAGCGCAATACATATCTTACTTTGCTGTCCCCGGAACAGGCACGCGCCAACTGGTATGCGTGCCTTGACGCCAGCGCCTTTGCCCTGGGGGAAGAGCGCGTCCCGCTGGCGCAGGCCCTGCGACGCGTACTCAGCAGACCTGTGGCGGCCCTGCGCTCGTCGCCGGCATTTCACGGCGCGGCCATGGACGGCATTGCCGTGCAGGCCGAGGACACCTTCACCGCCTCGGCCCGCACACCGCTGCGGCTCAAGATCGGCGAACAGGCTTACTGGATCAACACGGGGCATCCTCTGCCCGTGGGTTGCAATGCCGTAGTCATGATGGAAAACGTCAACACCGAGACAGCGCAGGCGGCACACGGCGAGGCGCAGTGGGCCGTTATCGAAAAGGCCGCCTTTCCCTGGCAGCATGTGCGCAAAATGGGCGAGGACATGGTGGCCACAGAGATCATCCTGCCCCCCGGCACCTGCATAGGCCCTTACGACCTTGGCGCTCTGGCGGCGGGCGGCGCGCTTGAAGTGCCCGTGTTCCGGCGGCCCCGCGTTTCCATTATCCCCAGCGGCTCGGAAATTGTGCCCCTGGCCGACGCCCGCGATGAAGACCTGCGCGCAGGCCGCGTGCTGCCCGAATTCAACTCGCTGATTTTTTCGGCCATGATCGCAGAGGCGGGCGGCGAAGCCTCTACCCTGCCGGTGGTTCCCGACGATCCTGAGGCCATCCGCGCCGCCATAGCCAGCGCCATTACCACCGCTGACATGGTTATTCTCAATGCCGGGTCATCGGCGGGCAGTCACGACTTTACGGCCCATGTGCTTGAGGGGATGGGCACGGTCGTCACGCACGGCATTTCGGTTATGCCGGGCAAACCGACAGTGCTGGCGGTGGTTGACGGCAAGCCGGTGGTGGGAGTGCCGGGGTACCCGGTATCGGCCGGCATATCCATGGAGGAATTTGTGCTGCCCCTGCTGGCCCTGTGGCAAAAGCGCTGCGTCAGCGAGCGGCAAAAAATAACCGCCGTGCCCTGCAATCCCCTGCCCTCGCGCCCCGGCATGGAGGAAAGGCTGCGGGTCAAGCTGGGCTGCGTGGGCGATACGGTCGTGGCCGTGCCGCTGCCGCGCGGCGCAGGCACCATAACCAGCCTCAGCCGCGCCGACGGCATTATACGTATCCCGCGCGACAGCGAGGGCTGCAATGCAGGCGAGCCCGTTACCGTTGAGCTGCTGCGCCCGGCCACGGCCCTTGCGGGCGCGTTGCTGGCCATCGGCAGTCACGACAACACGCTTGACCTGCTGGACAGCATGCTGCGCAAGGCGCACCCGCAATTTCGCCTTACCTCGGCCCATGTGGGTTCGCTGGGCGGGCTGATGGCCCTCAAGCACGGGCAGTGCCACCTGGCGGGCAGCCACCTGCTCGACCCTGCGAGCGGCGTTTATAACCGCAAGGCCATCGAGGATAACCTGGTCGAACCCATGGTGCTGCTGCGCCTTGTGGACAGGGAGCAGGGCATATTGACCGCGCCGGGCAATCCCCTTGAGATCAAAACCATTGAAGATCTTGCCAGACCTGGCGTGCGTTTTATCAACCGCCAGCGCGGCAGCGGAACCCGCGTGCTGCTCGACTACCGCCTGAGCTGCCTTGACATTGCGCCTGCGCGCATCAGCGGCTACCGCGATGAGGAATATACCCACATGAACGTGGCCGCGGCGGTGCTTTCGGGCCGGGTGGATGCCGGTCTTGCTGTACGGGCTGCGGCCAATGCGCTGGGGCTGCCCTTCATGCCCATTGGTGTTGAGGAATACGATCTGGTCATTCCCCGCCGTTTTTTTGATACAGATGCCGTGCAGGCGCTGCTGGACGTTATACGCGGCGAGGCCTTTCGCCGCACGGTTGAAGGCATGGGCGGCTACGGTACAAAAAAGACGGGACAGATTATCTGGGAGTATGCGGGCAAATAG
- a CDS encoding molybdopterin molybdotransferase MoeA, protein MKPFLTLQSVESVLEHIRAVPLLDEERIPLDDALGRCLAFGFSATEDLPGFDRSTVDGFACRARDVFGAQEGNPALVECVADCRMGEVPDASLAEGQTARILTGGMLPRGADCVVMVEYSRPAGGNLVEIIRSQAPGDNVIFHNDDAEAGTSLLQAGRRLRPQDIGLLAAFGVVDVVVRRNPLVAVLSTGDEIVPSCETPPPGKIRDINAHSIAALCREAGAKALRAGIVNDDAQRLKTAVADLAKQHDVVVVSGGSSAGMRDHTVEIFESLPQSELLVHGVAISPGKPFILARANLGGRHVCLVGLPGHVASALVCARVFLTPLLEHLQGCAGDTKPPQVPAVLTRSVASAQGRRDYLRVRLRPLPCQQSVRPQAGTALQPLYEAEPIMGASGLISGIAAADGLMVCPENREGYDAGDTVLVELFR, encoded by the coding sequence GTGAAGCCTTTTTTGACGCTGCAATCAGTAGAGTCCGTACTTGAACATATTCGGGCCGTTCCCCTTCTGGATGAAGAGCGCATCCCTCTGGATGATGCCCTTGGGCGTTGTCTTGCCTTCGGCTTTTCGGCAACGGAAGACCTGCCCGGTTTTGACCGCTCGACCGTTGACGGTTTTGCCTGCCGCGCACGCGACGTTTTTGGCGCGCAGGAGGGCAACCCCGCGCTGGTCGAATGCGTGGCCGACTGCCGCATGGGCGAAGTGCCGGACGCGAGCCTTGCGGAGGGGCAGACCGCGCGCATTCTTACCGGGGGCATGCTGCCCCGTGGGGCGGACTGCGTTGTCATGGTCGAATACTCCCGCCCAGCCGGGGGCAACCTTGTTGAAATTATCCGCAGCCAGGCCCCTGGCGACAACGTGATTTTTCACAACGACGATGCCGAGGCCGGAACCAGCCTGTTGCAGGCAGGACGGCGTCTGCGTCCGCAGGACATCGGCCTGCTGGCCGCTTTTGGCGTTGTGGATGTGGTGGTACGCCGCAACCCGCTGGTTGCCGTGCTCTCCACTGGCGACGAAATCGTGCCCAGTTGCGAAACACCGCCGCCGGGCAAAATACGCGACATCAACGCCCACAGCATTGCCGCCCTGTGCCGCGAGGCCGGGGCAAAAGCCCTGCGCGCAGGCATCGTCAACGATGATGCCCAAAGGCTTAAAACGGCCGTCGCAGATCTTGCGAAACAGCACGACGTAGTTGTGGTTTCCGGCGGTTCCTCCGCTGGCATGCGCGACCACACCGTGGAAATTTTTGAATCCCTTCCCCAATCCGAGCTGCTTGTGCATGGGGTGGCCATCAGCCCCGGCAAGCCCTTTATTCTGGCCAGGGCCAATCTGGGCGGTCGCCATGTCTGTCTGGTAGGCCTGCCCGGTCACGTCGCAAGCGCGCTTGTCTGCGCCCGGGTTTTTCTCACGCCCCTGCTGGAGCACCTGCAGGGCTGCGCGGGCGATACAAAACCGCCGCAGGTTCCGGCAGTGCTGACGCGTTCCGTTGCCTCGGCCCAGGGCCGACGCGACTATCTGCGCGTCAGGCTGCGCCCCCTGCCCTGCCAGCAAAGCGTACGCCCGCAGGCAGGCACGGCCCTGCAGCCGCTGTACGAGGCCGAGCCCATCATGGGCGCATCGGGCCTTATATCAGGCATCGCCGCAGCCGACGGTCTTATGGTCTGCCCGGAGAACCGCGAAGGCTACGACGCGGGGGATACCGTCCTTGTGGAACTTTTTCGCTAA
- a CDS encoding MoaD/ThiS family protein encodes MKLTVKLSTTLRDCVPGYVPETGLQVEMPEGSTVAQLAQRLGLPPQDIKIVMVNGRQHKVDDPMRDGDRIAYFPAVGGG; translated from the coding sequence ATGAAACTGACCGTTAAGTTGAGCACCACCCTGCGGGACTGTGTGCCAGGCTACGTGCCGGAAACAGGCTTGCAGGTGGAAATGCCGGAAGGAAGCACCGTGGCCCAGCTGGCGCAACGCCTGGGGTTGCCGCCGCAGGACATCAAAATTGTCATGGTCAACGGACGCCAGCATAAGGTGGACGATCCCATGCGCGACGGTGACCGTATTGCCTATTTTCCGGCGGTCGGAGGAGGCTAG